A DNA window from Desulfobacterales bacterium contains the following coding sequences:
- the rpmA gene encoding 50S ribosomal protein L27: MAHKKAGGSSRNGRDSNGQRRGVKRYSGQSVSAGSILVRQLGTRIHPGENVGMGKDYTLFSLVDGVVTYERFGKTRKKVSVYGA; encoded by the coding sequence ATGGCACATAAAAAAGCAGGTGGTAGTTCAAGAAACGGCCGTGATAGTAACGGCCAGCGCCGCGGCGTAAAACGCTACAGCGGCCAGAGTGTCAGCGCCGGCAGCATTTTGGTTCGCCAACTCGGGACCAGAATCCATCCGGGCGAAAATGTGGGCATGGGTAAGGATTACACCCTCTTTTCGCTGGTCGATGGCGTGGTCACCTACGAACGGTTTGGCAAAACCCGTAAAAAAGTAAGCGTATATGGCGCGTGA
- the obgE gene encoding GTPase ObgE — MSFIDEAIIIVQSGHGGRGCVSFRREKFIPKGGPDGGDGGKGGDILLKTTLRRRTLSQFRFEKQFKAKNGAPGLGSRKTGKNGDDLIIELPPGTLVKDADSGETLVDFTQPDQSFLVACGGRGGRGNARFKTSTNRAPRHAQTGEPAESKTLALELKLLADVGLIGLPNAGKSTLISAFSAAHSKIGNYPFTTLSPVLGVVHLQWAEPFVVADIPGLIAGAHQGAGLGTQFLRHIERTKVLVHLIDVSALNINAPLAGYETILNELRLYNEQTADKPQLIVLNKMDIPGTDKLADVFENALGDKPVLHISAQSGDGLDLLLTRIVQLLDVPHESV, encoded by the coding sequence GTGAGTTTCATTGATGAAGCAATTATCATCGTACAATCCGGTCATGGCGGCCGGGGATGCGTCAGTTTTCGGCGCGAAAAATTTATCCCCAAAGGCGGACCGGATGGCGGTGACGGCGGTAAGGGCGGTGATATATTACTAAAAACCACCCTTCGCCGGCGTACGCTTTCACAATTCAGATTTGAAAAACAATTCAAGGCAAAAAACGGCGCACCCGGCCTGGGAAGCCGGAAAACCGGCAAAAACGGCGATGATCTAATCATTGAGCTTCCTCCCGGCACGCTTGTCAAGGATGCGGACTCGGGAGAAACGCTGGTCGACTTCACGCAGCCCGATCAAAGCTTTCTGGTGGCATGCGGCGGTCGCGGCGGTCGCGGCAATGCCCGGTTTAAAACCTCAACCAATCGCGCCCCCCGGCACGCGCAGACGGGTGAGCCCGCTGAAAGCAAAACCCTTGCCTTAGAGCTGAAACTGCTGGCCGATGTCGGCCTTATCGGGCTGCCCAACGCCGGAAAATCCACCTTGATCAGCGCCTTTTCCGCCGCCCATTCCAAAATCGGAAACTATCCGTTTACAACCCTTTCGCCCGTTTTGGGCGTTGTGCATTTGCAGTGGGCGGAGCCCTTTGTGGTGGCCGACATTCCAGGGTTGATCGCGGGCGCGCATCAGGGGGCCGGGCTCGGCACTCAATTTCTTCGCCATATTGAGCGAACAAAGGTGCTCGTTCATCTGATCGATGTGTCGGCCTTGAATATCAACGCGCCGCTGGCAGGATATGAAACAATTTTAAACGAACTGCGACTCTATAACGAGCAAACCGCGGATAAACCCCAGCTCATTGTGCTGAATAAAATGGATATTCCCGGTACCGACAAACTCGCTGATGTCTTTGAAAACGCGCTCGGCGATAAGCCCGTTCTCCACATTTCAGCCCAAAGCGGCGACGGACTGGATTTGCTTTTGACAAGAATCGTTCAATTGCTGGATGTTCCCCATGAATCCGTCTGA